One Nicotiana tomentosiformis chromosome 1, ASM39032v3, whole genome shotgun sequence genomic window, TTATCTACCTTTGCAGTCATGCCATTTTTCTTCTCTTGTTCTACTTTTCCCTTTTGGTTAGACACaacgaaaaataaaaaatgagtggCTATTTGGGCACTGATTATAACAAAGTTGGTCAATTGTTATAACCACTTTGGATTTAGACAGCAGACTAAAAGTTGCATACTAATAGGAAACTTGTAAAGACAAATGAATAGAAAATGAACAGCCAATATCATAATGATAAGATTACCAAACAACAAAGAAAGAATGAAAACATTACATATGAATCTTTTTTGCGCATGAGGTACTGAATTCAGAGGTGAAGTTTTATTTAGAAATTCGCCGAGCAACAATGAGATCCTAGGATGAGACCAGCCTTGATCTTCTGAACAGTAGCAAGATCAGTCTTGAATGACTTCGCGAGAATCTGATCATCGACACCAGTAGCAAACAAAGTTGTAGGAAGTGAAACAGTTCCAGCATTTGCTGCTACCAAATGCAGAAACAGCTATAGCTGATTTATTCCAATCAAAATTGTATTGATAATGTAATAGTCCTTTTGGAAACACAAACAAGTCCCTGGAATTGTAAAATCCGAGTGTAGAGCTTGTTAGTACTGTTCCTCAAACCAACCTGGAGATTTCCTTGCACCACAAATAAGAGCTCGGCTGCACGAGGGTGGGTTGATACTCGCACCATGGAACTGAAGACAGCAAGTGAAGTACTCTGTCCATGTAATGCTGGAAATTCTGCCTTGTTAGCTTTTGTCACTTTGAAGTTCGTGATAATGCTGCCAAAACTTCCATGCATGCCAGTGAAGGTGAAGAAATTCCCATCTATTGTCTCTCCAGTCTGATCTTCAGGAACAATGAAGTCGGTCAAGATATATGGATCGCCTGCTTAAGCCATCCAAGAATTAGTAAGAATAGCAACAACAAAGACAAGAACAATTTTTGTGAAGCACAAGGCCATTTTCGCTCTTCTGAGGAGGAAGGGTATGAGATGAAGCTAGTTGGACTTGGAAAAGTTTTGGGAAATCTACACTGTATAGCCGCTAGAAAATGTAATTTtttgtatattaatatataatatacatattttatacataattagtgtatattttttttatatatttggcCAGTGGTTTGTAATTATTTTCGGCCAAATGCCCAAAAGTTTTAAGAGTATGATGGTTAACTTAATTCAATCAAATATTTATACGAGCCCAGAGTCTATCTTTGTGGAAAGAAAACCAAAATTTGCTGGAAGATCCAGGTGATCATTGACATTAAGCTTGATCCTTATTTATTCTCTTTGCTACATACGGCAGAAACTACTAGGAAAGCACATCTGAAGATCATGTAGAAAAAGTCTGTTAAATACCTTCGATTTGCCAGTTGTTAGACTTTTAGATATGATCATAAACAGTTGCTAAAATAAAGTTCACAACATGAGTTAACTTGCTGAAGCAGTCCGTAAAAGTTGGTAGAGATTAGAAATAAACACTTTTATCAGTTTCCCCTCTACAACTAAAGGGTTTTTCTGTTTCTCTTCCGAGTCAAAAACCAAATGTCCCAAAACTAGAAAAGGAATGAGATGCATTATCTAGTTCAACTTCAATTTACTTTATTTCAACTAAAGGGTTGATTCAATTTTAAAGATTTATAATTATCTTAACAATCCACCAGCAACAATATCACATTTATTTGTGCGAAGAAATGAACCTTGGGCCTAACTCGTCAAATCTATAAATACAGATGTCAAACCATACCTTGGTTAAGCTTGACCATTGGAGAAGCCAGCAAAAACATTTGAATAGGACCTGGTAAGGTACGCAAAATTGGAAACTGGTGGTAGAGCCGGAATCCTTTCCCCTTTCCTCAAAAGCTCTTGCAAATTTAGCCTCTGTAAGGTCAACACAGCCCGTGATTCCTTCCATATAAAAGCAAGCAATTTTTCTTCGATTACAAAGAGCGAACCAGGTTTTGAACCAGGATATCTGAAACCGTACCCGTTAGCAATACCTTCACCCATAAAAGCATGCTTAACATCTAGAGGGTTGCATTCCCCATCAGTGCTCCAAGGGAATGGATCATTTGAAGGCTCGTCGATATTCACTATAAACATAGCTGAGCCATTAGGATGCAAAACATAATGTGTACCTTCTAATATCTTGGTCGCGATAAGTAACTTCTGCCCTTGGGACTCCTCATATGACAGTAAAAGAAGAAACAATGCCTTACCGGGCTTGTCATCAGAAGGCCTCCCAGGAGGCCAACCAAAAGTTCCTCCCCACAGACCAGCATATTCTTTGCCCGCTTCTGATGCCCGCATAGGCAACTTATAGAGAGCAAATCTACTTTCGTGCATATTTGGCCAAGCACGATAAGAGGATAACTTCACAGTTGAAGCATGTAATGTTAGCCCTATTGCATCACCTGGTTGCAGGAACTCGTGAAGCTGGGCATGCTTACTGCCATGGCCAGAGGAATTCTTTTTAAGAAGGTCAAGCTTGCCATTGATTGAGTCCGACTTCTTGAGTATATGTTTCAGACTGTGTCTAACATATTCAGCAATCGTCTTCCTCCTGGTGCACCGACTCCGACTCTCATCAGCAGTTTGTGATGCAGGACCGCCACTTATCAGATCAAGATTCTGTCTGAACTCACTCAATCCAATATGAGTAGGATGGAAAGGCAACTCGGAACCAGCCTTCCAGATGGTTAAACCATCACCATCGTACATTTGCATAAGTAGCGATCTTCTTTCATACAAGAGTTCCATATCCTCTCGTAAAGCAGCCTCCTCTGCTCTCAGACGAGGAAATAATATGACATCGTTAGCATCTGGCAGCATTTGACGAACTTGGTTAGTAACTGTATCAAGCAACTTTCTCCTATCAACAAATGCAAGCCGGCCAAAGGGCACTACTG contains:
- the LOC104089808 gene encoding F-box protein At5g39450, encoding MLPDDCGSSLLLALPDDVFAIVSKSLIPRDVCNLGLCCRKLHDLAASDKVWFSQCNMLGVVPHTDLVEWRNGLCSYKALCRFLVGIKPLLGIWVHQNPELGNVVYVMPGFISVVGCRIIPQEIGPLGLEEGPILWSPVFEVVSDFEGSAAFFLHGREKGTDYVYPGSLKKVDKTCNALLLEVEPRQQSGGGKLFHSKSFIHPSENEVSRKICRSSNGVSRSERVTGQHATVVPFGRLAFVDRRKLLDTVTNQVRQMLPDANDVILFPRLRAEEAALREDMELLYERRSLLMQMYDGDGLTIWKAGSELPFHPTHIGLSEFRQNLDLISGGPASQTADESRSRCTRRKTIAEYVRHSLKHILKKSDSINGKLDLLKKNSSGHGSKHAQLHEFLQPGDAIGLTLHASTVKLSSYRAWPNMHESRFALYKLPMRASEAGKEYAGLWGGTFGWPPGRPSDDKPGKALFLLLLSYEESQGQKLLIATKILEGTHYVLHPNGSAMFIVNIDEPSNDPFPWSTDGECNPLDVKHAFMGEGIANGYGFRYPGSKPGSLFVIEEKLLAFIWKESRAVLTLQRLNLQELLRKGERIPALPPVSNFAYLTRSYSNVFAGFSNGQA